In one Molothrus ater isolate BHLD 08-10-18 breed brown headed cowbird chromosome 6, BPBGC_Mater_1.1, whole genome shotgun sequence genomic region, the following are encoded:
- the CD82 gene encoding CD82 antigen: MGSGCLKVTKYFLFLFNLLFLILGAVILGFGVWILADKTSFIAVLQMSSPSLKTGAYILIGVGALTMLMGFLGCLGAVNEIRCLLGLYFTCLMIILLAQIAAALVIYFQKETLKVELSGIVVDLIENYDPLDEDKRNLQDAWDYVQTQIACCGWTGPKEWENNEILRNKSNTEYPCSCSNRSKDLMEGRGFCNLEDPLNGTATYADWPVHEQGCMDGVEEWLKDNLGIILGVCTGVAVIELLGMILSISLCKNIHSEDYTKVPKS; this comes from the exons ATGGGGTCTGGCTGCCTAAAAGTCACCAAGtacttcctcttccttttcaacCTCCTGTTCCTT ATTCTGGGTGCTGTGATCCTGGGGTTTGGAGTATGGATTCTGGCCGACAAAACAAGTTTCATTGCAGTTCTAC AGATGTCATCTCCCTCCCTGAAGACTGGTGCATACATCCTCATTGGTGTTGGGGCACTTACCATGCTGATGGGGTTCCTGGGCTGTCTTGGAGCCGTCAATGAAATCCGGTGTCTCTTGGGTCTG TACTTCACCTGCCTGATGATAATCCTCTTAGCTCAGATTGCTGCTGCACTGGTCATCTACTTCCAGAAAGAAACG TTGAAAGTTGAGTTGTCTGGCATAGTTGTAGATCTGATTGAAAATTATGACCCTTTGGATGAAGATAAGAGGAACTTGCAAGATGCATGGGACTATGTGCAGACACAG ATTGCCTGCTGTGGCTGGACTGGACCAAAGGAATGGGAAAACAATGAGATTCTTAGGAACAAAAGCAATACTGAGTATCCGTGCTCCTGCTCCAATAGATCGAAGGACTTAATGGAAGGAAGAGGTTTCTGCAATCTGGAAGACCCTCTCAATGGCACTGCAACATATGCTGACTGGCCTGTTCATGAGCAG GGATGCATGGATGGTGTAGAGGAGTGGCTGAAGGACAACCTTGGTATAATTCTTGGGGTTTGCACTGGTGTTGCTGTTATAGAG ctgctggggatgaTACTGTCCATTTCGCTTTGCAAGAACATACACAGTGAAGACTACACCAAAGTGCCCAAGTCTTGA